The proteins below come from a single Prolixibacter sp. NT017 genomic window:
- the dnaE gene encoding DNA polymerase III subunit alpha, protein MIPFTHLHVHSQYSILDGAASVPDLVTKAKNDGMKAVALTDHGSMFGMKEFHATCKANGVKPILGCETYVAARSLDDKSDKVDRSGNHLILLAKNEKGYRNLLKLVSIANTRGMYYKPRIDKTMLERYHEGIIVSSACLGGEIPQLVMRGDIPGAEKAIEWYKSVFGDDYYLELQRHRTDDPRMKMDVYDKQVMVNEVLVGLAQKHNVKIIAANDVHFTNEEDAEAHDLLICLNTGKDIDDPNRMRYTRQEWFKTTAEMNELFSDVPEALANTQEIVDKVEFFELDSSPIMPEFPIPESFGTLEEFRANFSEEELKEEFGEAYDRMGGYDKVIRVKFEADYLKHLVYKGAEWRYGEAFSGDNKERIDFELETIKTMGFPGYFLIVQDFINAAREMGVIVGPGRGSAAGSAVAYCTGITNVDPIKYDLLFERFLNPDRVSMPDIDIDFDDDGRQLVLDWVTAKYGHDKVAHICTFGTMAAKLALRDVARVLKLPLPEADRLAKMVPEAPKMTLQKAYKENPQLEMEKQSENLLVAKTLRLAETLEGSVRQTGVHACGVLIGKNPLDEHLPVMPTKEEELLTTQYDGRFVEDIGLLKMDFLGLKTLSIIKECLDNIKLSRGIDIDIDALPPDDQETFELFGRGDTTAIFQFESPGMKKWLRKLKPNRFEDLVAMNALYRPGPMEYIPNFVNRKHGYEEIVYDHPMMEPFLNDTYGITVFQEQVMLQSRALGQFTRGESDTLRKAMGKKKFDLMAKLKVKFHDGCLSNEKFVEGCKEVGQKPEKLIDKIWKDWEAFASYAFNKSHSVCYAYIAYQTGYLKAHYPAEFMAAVLSRNLSNSDKISIFMDESNHMGLPVLGPDVNESRAKFFVNKKGDLRFGMAAIKGVGNAAVDEIIREREENGEFKDLYDFVERVNLQTVNKKNIESLAMAGAFDSFGDMKRAQFFAENNEGVSFIESLVRYGGRMQSEKQNAMASLFGGANAVEVKKPDIPNVPEWPRIVLLDKEKNLIGIYLSAHPLDDYKLEIESFCTKGVNLAQLKENIDAYRNRDITFAGMVTEAHEGISKNGKPFSTLTLTDYSESHKIYFFGNDYVNFGKYCRQGLFLLVKGKVQPRWRDSNDWEFKVNKIDLLSELRGQVKSVMLEIPVETVTNEFLKDLGERLNGNKGSTLLKFAVFDAKNNLRVQMFSRNKRIELTDELVEYFQNNPDIAFTIN, encoded by the coding sequence ATGATCCCATTTACCCATTTGCACGTCCACAGTCAGTATTCCATATTGGATGGAGCTGCGAGTGTTCCCGATTTAGTTACAAAAGCAAAGAACGATGGTATGAAGGCAGTCGCGCTGACTGACCATGGTTCGATGTTCGGAATGAAAGAATTTCATGCCACGTGTAAAGCAAATGGGGTGAAGCCGATTTTAGGTTGTGAGACTTATGTAGCAGCCCGAAGCCTCGATGACAAATCGGATAAGGTGGATCGCTCGGGAAATCACCTGATCTTGTTAGCCAAGAATGAAAAAGGCTACAGAAACCTGCTGAAGCTGGTATCGATAGCTAATACGCGGGGAATGTACTATAAGCCACGTATCGACAAGACGATGCTGGAAAGGTACCACGAAGGGATTATTGTTTCTTCGGCTTGTTTGGGTGGAGAGATACCACAGCTGGTTATGCGTGGTGATATTCCCGGAGCCGAAAAAGCCATCGAGTGGTACAAAAGTGTATTCGGCGATGACTATTACCTGGAGCTTCAGCGGCATCGGACCGACGATCCAAGGATGAAAATGGATGTGTACGACAAGCAGGTAATGGTGAACGAAGTGCTGGTGGGATTAGCCCAAAAGCACAATGTAAAAATCATAGCTGCCAATGATGTGCACTTTACGAACGAGGAAGATGCCGAAGCACACGACTTGTTGATTTGCCTGAATACCGGAAAAGACATTGATGATCCGAACCGAATGCGTTACACCCGGCAAGAGTGGTTTAAGACCACTGCTGAGATGAACGAATTGTTTTCCGATGTTCCGGAAGCGTTAGCCAACACGCAGGAAATTGTCGATAAGGTTGAGTTTTTCGAGCTTGACTCCAGTCCGATTATGCCGGAATTCCCCATACCTGAATCTTTTGGCACGCTCGAAGAGTTTAGGGCCAATTTCAGCGAAGAAGAACTGAAAGAGGAATTTGGCGAAGCGTACGACCGGATGGGGGGGTACGACAAGGTGATTAGGGTGAAGTTTGAAGCCGATTATCTCAAGCACCTCGTTTACAAAGGAGCCGAATGGCGTTATGGCGAAGCGTTCTCCGGCGATAATAAGGAACGTATCGACTTTGAGCTGGAGACCATTAAAACCATGGGGTTCCCCGGATACTTCCTGATTGTTCAGGACTTTATCAACGCTGCCCGCGAAATGGGCGTGATTGTTGGCCCGGGACGTGGTTCAGCAGCGGGTTCTGCCGTTGCATACTGCACCGGAATTACCAACGTCGACCCAATCAAGTATGATTTGCTGTTCGAGCGTTTCCTGAATCCAGACCGTGTGTCGATGCCCGATATCGATATTGACTTCGATGATGACGGCCGCCAGCTCGTTTTGGATTGGGTGACGGCGAAGTATGGTCACGATAAGGTGGCACACATCTGTACATTTGGAACCATGGCGGCCAAGCTGGCCTTGCGGGATGTGGCCCGGGTGTTGAAGTTGCCGTTGCCCGAAGCCGATCGGTTGGCAAAGATGGTACCGGAAGCACCGAAAATGACATTGCAGAAGGCCTATAAGGAAAATCCGCAACTGGAGATGGAAAAGCAATCAGAAAACTTGCTGGTTGCCAAAACACTCCGGTTGGCAGAAACGCTGGAAGGTTCGGTCCGGCAAACGGGGGTACATGCCTGTGGTGTCCTTATCGGGAAGAATCCGTTGGATGAACACCTTCCGGTAATGCCTACCAAGGAAGAGGAGTTGCTCACCACCCAGTATGACGGACGGTTCGTGGAAGATATCGGCTTGCTGAAGATGGACTTCCTCGGGCTGAAAACACTGTCGATTATAAAAGAGTGTCTCGATAATATCAAACTTTCCCGGGGAATTGATATCGATATCGACGCGCTGCCGCCGGATGACCAGGAAACATTTGAATTGTTCGGTCGCGGTGATACGACTGCCATTTTCCAGTTCGAGTCGCCCGGAATGAAAAAATGGCTGCGCAAACTGAAGCCCAACCGGTTTGAAGACCTGGTGGCGATGAATGCCTTGTACCGTCCGGGACCGATGGAGTACATTCCCAATTTCGTTAACCGGAAACATGGTTATGAAGAAATTGTATACGATCATCCGATGATGGAACCTTTCCTGAATGACACGTACGGAATTACGGTCTTCCAGGAGCAGGTGATGTTGCAGTCGCGCGCGTTGGGACAGTTTACCCGGGGTGAATCCGATACCTTGCGAAAAGCCATGGGTAAGAAGAAGTTTGACCTCATGGCCAAACTGAAGGTGAAGTTCCACGATGGCTGTCTAAGCAACGAAAAGTTTGTTGAGGGATGTAAAGAGGTAGGCCAAAAGCCGGAAAAACTGATCGATAAAATCTGGAAGGACTGGGAAGCTTTTGCATCTTACGCTTTCAATAAGTCGCACTCGGTTTGCTACGCTTATATTGCCTATCAAACAGGATATCTCAAAGCGCATTACCCGGCCGAGTTTATGGCCGCAGTGTTGAGTCGTAACCTGTCCAATTCTGATAAGATTTCCATTTTCATGGACGAGTCGAACCACATGGGGCTGCCGGTTCTCGGACCCGATGTGAACGAGTCACGGGCCAAATTCTTCGTGAATAAGAAAGGTGACCTGCGTTTCGGAATGGCTGCTATAAAAGGCGTCGGAAATGCTGCCGTCGATGAAATTATCCGCGAACGCGAAGAAAACGGTGAATTCAAAGATCTATACGATTTCGTGGAACGTGTGAACTTGCAAACGGTTAATAAGAAGAACATTGAGTCGCTGGCGATGGCCGGTGCTTTTGATAGTTTCGGTGACATGAAGCGGGCCCAGTTTTTTGCCGAAAACAACGAGGGCGTTTCATTTATCGAGTCGCTTGTTCGCTATGGTGGGCGCATGCAAAGTGAAAAACAGAACGCGATGGCTTCGTTATTCGGCGGAGCAAACGCTGTTGAGGTCAAAAAACCGGACATTCCGAATGTTCCTGAATGGCCGCGTATTGTTTTGCTTGACAAGGAGAAGAACTTAATCGGAATTTATCTGTCGGCCCATCCGCTCGACGATTATAAACTGGAGATCGAAAGTTTCTGTACGAAAGGTGTCAACCTGGCCCAGTTAAAAGAGAACATCGACGCTTACCGCAACCGCGATATAACGTTTGCCGGAATGGTGACCGAAGCGCATGAAGGTATTTCGAAAAACGGAAAGCCGTTCTCAACACTGACGTTGACGGATTACAGCGAGTCGCATAAGATATATTTCTTCGGCAACGATTACGTTAATTTCGGGAAATACTGCCGGCAGGGATTGTTCCTGTTGGTGAAAGGAAAGGTTCAGCCTAGGTGGCGCGATAGCAACGACTGGGAATTCAAGGTAAATAAAATTGATTTGCTGAGTGAATTGCGTGGTCAGGTAAAAAGTGTCATGCTCGAAATTCCGGTTGAAACAGTAACCAATGAATTCCTAAAAGATTTGGGTGAGCGTTTGAATGGAAATAAGGGCAGCACTCTTTTGAAGTTTGCCGTTTTCGATGCCAAGAACAATCTTCGGGTTCAGATGTTTTCCCGGAACAAACGCATCGAACTGACTGATGAGTTGGTGGAGTATTTTCAAAATAATCCGGATATTGCGTTTACAATTAATTAA
- a CDS encoding carboxypeptidase-like regulatory domain-containing protein → MHKARFIYHTENPYIRTLQRLVLFFALLLISVSQVKAQVYFPEDMKQVSGKLIDAESGDIVPYAHIINQRVHGGTISDKNGIFSLQADPSDTLTVNAMGFKTMKIIVADYLKKNKQVVIYKMNPIRYLVGEVEVTGKNQKLDLYGVPQGNKSKVPIELRSDDFNKKPHWTSAIFSPLSFLHYKLNKREKSKRKAMAAIITEQQWDKFKLVYNRDIVHNITGLEGDTLDDFMVYCNVNMNLYYSATSLEVDQRIRELFKQFKTEKMSNDSISN, encoded by the coding sequence ATGCACAAGGCAAGATTTATATATCATACTGAAAATCCATACATCCGAACGTTGCAACGACTCGTTTTGTTCTTTGCATTATTACTCATTTCGGTATCACAAGTCAAGGCGCAAGTCTACTTTCCGGAAGACATGAAACAGGTGTCCGGTAAACTGATTGATGCAGAATCGGGAGACATTGTTCCTTATGCCCATATTATCAATCAGCGTGTGCATGGAGGAACGATTTCCGATAAGAACGGTATTTTCTCCCTTCAGGCCGATCCGTCCGATACCCTTACGGTGAACGCCATGGGTTTTAAAACCATGAAAATCATCGTGGCCGATTATCTCAAGAAAAACAAACAGGTGGTCATTTATAAAATGAATCCTATCAGGTACCTCGTCGGCGAAGTGGAAGTAACCGGTAAAAACCAGAAACTGGACTTGTACGGTGTTCCCCAGGGAAACAAATCGAAAGTGCCGATAGAATTGCGCAGTGATGATTTTAACAAGAAGCCCCATTGGACTTCTGCGATTTTTTCGCCACTCTCTTTTCTTCACTATAAGCTGAATAAACGCGAAAAGAGCAAGCGAAAAGCCATGGCGGCCATTATTACCGAGCAGCAGTGGGATAAATTCAAGCTGGTTTACAACCGCGACATCGTGCACAACATTACCGGTCTAGAGGGAGATACGCTTGACGATTTCATGGTTTACTGCAATGTTAACATGAACTTGTATTATAGTGCCACCAGCCTGGAAGTAGACCAACGCATCCGGGAACTGTTCAAGCAATTCAAGACCGAAAAAATGTCCAACGATTCCATTAGCAATTAA
- the rimM gene encoding ribosome maturation factor RimM (Essential for efficient processing of 16S rRNA): MMRAIVKEDCTSIGYLQKTHGLDGSFTMHFEEQFDLTLEEAEYLFLEIDGGLVPFFISEDGFRYRGNDSAIIHFDEIASQEQAREFTGCAVFVFTDEIIEPEEEASPSMLMGYEVIDQKHGLLGKVVHVDDYSGNLVITVIFRENEVLIPLSDDVLTEMDEASRQLKLICPEGLIELYLE, translated from the coding sequence ATGATGAGGGCTATCGTTAAAGAAGATTGTACATCGATTGGTTATTTACAGAAAACACACGGATTGGATGGTAGCTTTACCATGCATTTCGAGGAACAATTCGACCTGACCCTGGAAGAAGCGGAATATCTTTTCCTGGAAATCGACGGAGGATTGGTTCCTTTCTTTATCAGTGAAGATGGCTTTCGTTATCGTGGTAACGACAGCGCCATCATCCATTTCGACGAAATTGCTTCGCAGGAACAGGCACGTGAATTTACCGGATGTGCTGTTTTTGTATTTACCGATGAAATTATTGAACCCGAAGAGGAAGCTTCTCCTTCCATGCTGATGGGTTACGAAGTAATCGATCAGAAACATGGCTTGTTGGGAAAAGTTGTACACGTCGACGATTATTCCGGAAACCTGGTTATTACGGTTATTTTCCGTGAAAACGAAGTATTAATTCCGCTCTCTGATGATGTGCTGACCGAAATGGATGAAGCCAGCCGTCAGCTCAAATTGATTTGCCCGGAAGGTTTGATTGAGCTTTACCTGGAATAA
- a CDS encoding 30S ribosomal protein S16, translating to MPVKIRLARHGRKRHAYYHIVVANSRAPRDGRYIERIGSYNPNTNPATVELDFDKALDWLQKGAQPTDTARAILSYRGVLMKKHLLDGVKKGAFDEAEAEKRFEAWMKEKEAKIQAKVDRLAAESDEAYKTRLEAEAKVSEARAAEIAKRNAEMAAEAEAANAEEAAEEASEEAEAAPEEPAADDSAEEKTEE from the coding sequence ATGCCAGTAAAGATTCGTTTAGCAAGGCATGGTCGTAAGAGACATGCTTACTACCACATTGTGGTAGCAAATAGCAGGGCGCCACGGGATGGTCGATACATCGAAAGGATTGGTTCTTACAATCCGAACACAAATCCTGCTACAGTAGAGCTTGATTTTGACAAAGCTCTTGACTGGCTACAAAAAGGCGCCCAACCAACCGATACTGCTCGTGCGATTCTTTCGTACCGCGGTGTACTGATGAAGAAACACCTGTTGGATGGTGTGAAAAAGGGTGCTTTCGACGAAGCAGAAGCTGAAAAACGTTTTGAAGCATGGATGAAGGAAAAAGAAGCCAAAATCCAGGCTAAAGTTGATCGGTTAGCTGCTGAATCTGACGAAGCATACAAAACAAGGCTGGAAGCTGAAGCTAAAGTTAGCGAAGCCCGCGCTGCAGAGATTGCCAAGCGCAACGCAGAAATGGCTGCCGAAGCTGAAGCCGCCAACGCTGAAGAAGCTGCAGAGGAAGCATCGGAAGAAGCAGAAGCTGCTCCGGAAGAGCCTGCCGCTGATGACAGCGCCGAAGAGAAAACCGAAGAATAA
- a CDS encoding PorP/SprF family type IX secretion system membrane protein yields the protein MPGMIKRIVFILLLQVFLLGTKSYAQDPHFSQFYAAPTFMSPSLAGSTGGVRLVSNYRNQWPGIKQAYHSYAVSADMYVNKYRSGFGAIMVTDQAGSADYNTTYLGLQYSYRIQLGENLQFIPGLQFTLGQMSLNRNKLIFPDGLVNGGQSSGDAYLAATKANYLDFNTSLFLYSRKYWIGTTVEHMMQPSYSFLDDQARTPMKMVVFGGMNVWRERVSRIEEPRRAAFCYRYERQHNFNQLDFGAYWYSRSLEFGAWWRGIPVFKNENLGTHYLDNDAIVLSAALVTGSFRFGYSYDIQTSDLAGFGGGAHEISIIIEFGDIFGCGAKYLDCFTKRAGLHFNKEQPRNLKIYY from the coding sequence ATGCCAGGGATGATAAAACGCATTGTATTCATATTGCTACTGCAGGTGTTTCTGCTTGGAACAAAATCTTATGCACAGGATCCGCACTTTTCCCAATTCTATGCAGCGCCTACTTTTATGAGTCCGTCACTGGCGGGCTCGACAGGTGGAGTGCGTTTAGTCAGCAATTATCGAAACCAATGGCCGGGTATCAAACAGGCATACCACTCGTATGCCGTTTCAGCCGACATGTATGTAAATAAATACCGGAGTGGTTTTGGAGCTATTATGGTAACCGATCAGGCTGGATCTGCTGATTATAATACGACCTACCTTGGCTTGCAATATTCATATCGGATTCAGTTAGGAGAAAATCTACAGTTCATTCCGGGACTCCAATTCACGTTAGGACAGATGAGTTTGAACAGGAATAAACTGATTTTTCCTGATGGATTGGTAAATGGAGGACAGTCGAGTGGCGATGCTTATTTAGCTGCGACCAAGGCAAATTACCTCGACTTTAATACTTCACTTTTCCTCTATTCAAGAAAATACTGGATAGGAACAACGGTGGAACATATGATGCAACCCAGCTATTCCTTTTTGGATGATCAGGCCAGGACGCCGATGAAGATGGTGGTATTTGGAGGAATGAATGTCTGGAGGGAACGAGTCAGTCGTATTGAAGAACCACGGAGGGCTGCATTTTGCTATCGCTATGAGCGCCAACACAATTTTAATCAGCTTGATTTTGGTGCTTATTGGTATAGCCGTTCATTGGAGTTCGGTGCCTGGTGGCGGGGAATTCCGGTTTTTAAGAACGAAAATCTGGGAACACACTATCTCGATAACGATGCCATTGTGTTAAGTGCAGCACTGGTGACCGGCTCATTCCGATTTGGCTACAGTTACGATATCCAAACTTCTGACCTGGCCGGCTTTGGTGGTGGCGCCCATGAAATCTCCATCATCATCGAGTTTGGCGATATTTTTGGCTGTGGGGCAAAGTACCTCGATTGCTTTACCAAGCGTGCCGGCCTGCATTTCAACAAGGAGCAACCCCGTAACCTGAAGATTTATTACTAA
- a CDS encoding L-threonylcarbamoyladenylate synthase, with the protein MESDFREDIRQALEVLKKGGIILYPTDTIWGIGCDATNAEAVARVSELKKRESSRSMLVLMENPNLLNSYIEEVPEVAWDLIDVADKPLTIVYPGAKNLAKNLIAEDGSIGIRITEEPFTQQLIQRFHKPLVSTSANISGEPSPAFFDEVAPEIIEGVDYVVQYRQDERMPSSPSSVIKLGVGGEVQILRK; encoded by the coding sequence ATGGAATCTGATTTTCGGGAAGATATCCGGCAGGCCCTCGAGGTATTGAAAAAAGGTGGCATCATTCTTTACCCCACCGATACCATCTGGGGAATCGGTTGCGATGCGACCAACGCTGAAGCGGTTGCCCGGGTTAGCGAGTTGAAAAAACGGGAAAGTTCCAGAAGTATGTTGGTGCTGATGGAAAATCCCAATTTGCTGAATTCGTACATTGAGGAAGTGCCGGAAGTTGCCTGGGATTTGATTGACGTAGCGGACAAACCGTTGACGATTGTATATCCGGGAGCCAAAAATCTGGCGAAGAATCTGATTGCCGAAGACGGAAGCATTGGCATCCGAATAACAGAGGAGCCATTTACACAGCAACTGATTCAGCGCTTCCACAAGCCGCTTGTCTCAACCTCGGCAAATATCAGTGGCGAGCCGTCGCCGGCATTCTTCGATGAGGTGGCTCCGGAGATAATAGAAGGAGTTGATTACGTTGTGCAGTACCGGCAGGATGAGCGGATGCCCTCTTCTCCTTCCAGTGTCATCAAGCTGGGAGTCGGCGGAGAAGTTCAGATTCTTCGAAAATAG
- a CDS encoding head GIN domain-containing protein, which yields MTAKIFSLMVVLAFAWNISAKAQETDKRTLPPFTEISLRVSGDVHLMQGDNQSVEIKAKASTINKLITEVKDRKLVIRFSTTDSWFKSWNPGKIDIYITIPQIDALSVSGSGSILSDDEITSRILDLVVSGSGDIKLTDLSAEKVSAAVSGSGDIYLEGSDTSDSFEAAISGSGDIKASELKAKNVDVKISGSGDCDVYATDQLKVRVIGSGTVRYDGNPQIDSNVSGSGGFKKGR from the coding sequence ATGACAGCAAAGATTTTTTCGCTTATGGTTGTTCTGGCTTTCGCCTGGAACATAAGTGCCAAAGCCCAGGAAACTGATAAACGTACACTCCCGCCATTTACAGAAATTTCTCTAAGAGTAAGCGGCGATGTTCATCTCATGCAGGGTGATAACCAGTCGGTGGAAATAAAAGCCAAGGCTTCCACCATCAATAAACTCATAACCGAAGTAAAAGATCGCAAACTGGTGATTCGATTCAGTACCACTGACTCTTGGTTCAAAAGCTGGAATCCCGGTAAAATAGATATTTACATTACGATTCCCCAAATCGATGCACTCTCGGTTTCCGGTTCTGGTTCAATTCTATCGGATGATGAAATTACTTCGCGTATTCTGGATTTAGTGGTCAGCGGTAGCGGCGATATCAAACTGACAGATTTAAGCGCTGAAAAAGTATCGGCCGCTGTTTCCGGTTCTGGCGATATTTACCTGGAAGGCAGCGATACATCCGATTCATTCGAAGCAGCTATCTCCGGTTCAGGCGACATCAAAGCATCCGAACTGAAGGCAAAGAATGTGGATGTGAAAATTTCCGGCTCGGGCGATTGCGATGTGTATGCTACCGACCAACTCAAGGTGAGAGTGATTGGTTCCGGAACTGTCCGTTACGATGGAAATCCGCAGATCGATTCTAACGTTAGCGGTTCCGGTGGATTCAAGAAAGGACGTTAA
- a CDS encoding 2,3,4,5-tetrahydropyridine-2,6-dicarboxylate N-succinyltransferase, which translates to MWDKYIETIEAAWEDRSLLQKEDTQNCIREVIEMLDKGKVRVAEKNGDEWVVNQWVKKAVILYFPIQGMETIEVGSLEFHDKIATKKNYKELGVRVVPHAVARYGSFLSKGAILMPSYVNIGAWVGENTMVDTWATVGSCAQIGSNVHLSGGVGIGGVLEPVGATPVIIEDNCFVGSRCIVVEGVRVEEGAVLGANVVLTKSTKIYDVTGEEEVEYKGYIPANSVVIPGTRMKKFPAGEYGVPCALIIGKRKPSTDLKTSLNDALREYGVSV; encoded by the coding sequence ATGTGGGATAAGTACATCGAAACGATTGAAGCAGCCTGGGAAGATCGCTCTTTGCTGCAGAAAGAAGATACGCAAAACTGCATCCGTGAGGTAATTGAGATGCTCGACAAGGGCAAGGTGCGGGTTGCCGAGAAAAATGGTGACGAGTGGGTTGTCAACCAGTGGGTGAAAAAAGCGGTGATTCTCTATTTCCCGATTCAGGGGATGGAAACCATCGAAGTGGGTTCGCTGGAGTTTCATGATAAAATTGCCACCAAGAAAAATTACAAGGAACTCGGCGTTCGCGTGGTTCCTCATGCGGTAGCCCGTTATGGTTCATTCCTGTCGAAAGGAGCGATCCTGATGCCATCATACGTGAATATTGGTGCTTGGGTAGGCGAGAACACGATGGTCGATACCTGGGCCACGGTAGGTAGTTGCGCGCAGATTGGTTCGAATGTCCATCTTTCCGGAGGTGTAGGCATCGGCGGCGTGTTGGAGCCGGTAGGTGCTACTCCTGTTATCATCGAGGACAATTGCTTCGTCGGTTCGCGTTGTATTGTGGTCGAAGGTGTTCGAGTGGAAGAAGGAGCGGTACTCGGAGCGAACGTGGTGCTGACTAAATCAACCAAAATTTACGACGTAACCGGTGAGGAGGAAGTGGAATATAAAGGTTACATTCCGGCAAATTCGGTAGTTATTCCGGGTACCCGGATGAAAAAATTCCCTGCCGGGGAATATGGAGTTCCCTGTGCACTGATCATCGGTAAACGCAAGCCATCTACCGATTTGAAAACATCGCTCAATGACGCACTCCGTGAGTATGGAGTTTCGGTTTAA
- a CDS encoding pyridoxal-phosphate dependent enzyme — MILPTFEDIKEAHERIQPYIHRTPVLTSESVNRLLGAELFFKCENFQKVGAFKFRGACNAVFSLTEEEASKGVGTHSSGNHAAAVALASRLRGIKARIVMPVTAPDIKKKAVAGYGAEITYCAPTLEARETTLQKLIDEHGITEIHPYNNFRVISGQGTAAKELIEDVEELDIIMTPVGGGGLLSGTALSAKALLPGCRVVAAEPAGADDAYRSFRAGHIIPSTNPNTIADGLLTSLGEMNFAIIQQSVDDIVTVSEEAIVEAMRMIWERMKIIIEPSSAVPVAALLEKKIQPDGQKIGIILSGGNVDLGKLPF, encoded by the coding sequence ATGATTCTTCCAACTTTTGAGGACATAAAAGAAGCGCACGAGCGCATTCAGCCATACATTCACCGCACGCCAGTTCTCACTAGCGAGAGTGTTAATCGCTTGCTGGGGGCAGAACTGTTTTTCAAATGTGAAAACTTCCAGAAAGTAGGTGCCTTCAAATTTCGCGGTGCCTGCAATGCTGTTTTTTCCCTTACGGAAGAAGAAGCATCAAAAGGCGTTGGAACGCATTCATCAGGGAACCACGCGGCAGCGGTGGCTCTGGCATCACGCTTACGTGGAATCAAAGCGCGGATTGTCATGCCGGTCACTGCTCCCGACATCAAGAAAAAAGCGGTGGCGGGCTACGGAGCCGAAATTACTTACTGCGCTCCCACCCTTGAAGCACGGGAAACAACCCTCCAGAAGCTCATTGACGAACATGGCATTACTGAAATTCATCCGTACAATAACTTCCGGGTGATTTCAGGACAGGGAACAGCTGCCAAAGAGTTAATTGAAGATGTAGAGGAGTTGGATATCATTATGACGCCGGTGGGTGGTGGCGGATTGTTATCCGGAACTGCACTTTCCGCGAAAGCTTTATTGCCCGGTTGCCGTGTTGTTGCAGCTGAGCCGGCCGGTGCCGACGATGCTTACCGCTCATTTCGTGCGGGACACATCATTCCCTCGACCAATCCAAACACTATTGCTGATGGACTTCTGACGTCACTGGGCGAGATGAATTTCGCTATTATTCAGCAATCCGTCGACGACATTGTCACGGTCTCGGAAGAAGCCATCGTGGAAGCCATGCGCATGATTTGGGAACGGATGAAGATTATCATCGAACCCTCTTCCGCCGTTCCGGTAGCAGCCTTGCTGGAAAAGAAAATTCAACCTGACGGACAAAAAATTGGTATCATCCTTTCGGGAGGCAATGTCGATTTAGGCAAACTTCCTTTTTAG